In a single window of the Pocillopora verrucosa isolate sample1 chromosome 4, ASM3666991v2, whole genome shotgun sequence genome:
- the LOC131795757 gene encoding F-box/LRR-repeat protein 6-like: MSRVCQSWKQVASETMLWREVNLSTMSIECPRSAIDSTIVKLAVSRLKTVRELNLDGWSELTDVGLKAIGKHCHSLQSIVLSQCGSLSSKGISTLVSKCRQLKMLDVAMTKIDIACLHRVTKRLGNQLEELCLMNCSRLGGEQVLPIIQERCPSLTVLDLTGTNIRKLNVEKLQAGCPKLKELFLANLLLHSTPISTDVEQNGFPQLETLCLACGCFAGVPRVDRFLFRLLRTSTNLKKLDVRGLQRITPEGLQSLPVTSLTELFFSDTHATFALMSAVIQQWHHSLEILDISSNSGVSDESMVLLKNSGMPKLYSLDLSSTNVTAEGVRKALNASPRLRHLNLTSCRGVPRGLKQWHGGAKIQSLLTTLEELESRANSEQRRSG; this comes from the exons ATGTCTAGGGTCTGTCAAAGCTGGAAGCAAGTTGCTTCAGAAACAATGTTGTGGAGAGAAGTCAATTTATCGACAATGAGCATTGAATGTCCAAGATCTGCTATCGACTCCACGATTGTAAAGTTAGCGGTGTCACGACTGAAAACGGTCAGAGAATTGAACCTTGATGGGTGGAGTGAGTTGACAGATGTAGGACTGAAG GCCATAGGAAAACACTGTCACTCTCTGCAGTCCATTGTGTTATCCCAGTGTGGGAGTCTGTCGTCGAAGGGTATCTCTACTTTGGTTTCAAAGTGTCGCCAGCTGAAGATGCTCGATGTCGCTATGACAAAG ATTGACATCGCATGTCTCCATCGTGTAACTAAGCGATTAGGAAATCAGCTGGAAGAGCTTTGCTTGATGAACTGCAGTCGGTTGGGAGGCGAACAAGTTCTTCCTATAATACAG GAGCGTTGTCCGAGCTTGACTGTTCTTGATTTAACTGGTACCAATATCAGAAAACTTAATGTAGAAAAGCTCCAG gCTGGTTGTCCAAAGCTGAAAGAACTGTTCCTTGCCAACCTACTTCTTCACTCAACTCCTATAAGCACTGATGTG GAACAGAATGGGTTTCCCCAACTAGAGACACTTTGCCTGGCCTGTGGTTGTTTTGCAGGGGTCCCAAGGGTTGATCGCTTTTTGTTCAG ACTCTTGAGAACCTCGACCAATCTCAAAAAGCTGGACGTGAGAGGATTACAGAGAATCACCCCTGAAGGATTACAG AGTTTACCAGTAACTTCTCTTACGGAGTTGTTTTTCTCGGACACACACGCTACATTTGCTCTGATGTCAGCTGTCATTCAGCAG tggcATCATAGTTTGGAGATTTTGGACATTTCCTCCAACAGTGGTGTTAGTGATGAGTCTATGGTGCTATTGAAAAACTCTGGAATGCCCAAGCTGTACAGTTTAGATCTTAGTAGCACAAATGTTACAGCCGAAGGTGTGAG AAAAGCTTTAAATGCCAGCCCAAGACTCAGGCATTTAAATTTGACGTCATGTCGTGGAGTTCCCAGAGGTCTGAAGCAGTGGCATGGCGGAGCTAAAATTCAAAGTTTGTTGACTACATTGGAAGAACTGGAGTCTAGGgcgaacagcgaacagcgaCGAAGCGGGTGA
- the LOC131795945 gene encoding F-box/LRR-repeat protein 6: MSKKSKPLKGILGLPKKAERQVFVFGRFAEELPSDDSDDVDFTILEGDEDKDKRQKNTKTRKSGKKAKSKTVSSNYNGEEEKSKKKKRYVQNDSRQTASCKRTKMVPSTDSKDMPVTTKQLNQTRNDTSVSPSISSGWTELIPTEILLLIFQNVIKSISGSSVPFLCKMSRVCRRWREVAIEPVLWRNVDLSTSCVIKASSGTIEKLAPSRLTAVTELSLLGWEKLTDKGIQAIGKHCKQLQSIVLAQCGSLTSAGIATLADNCGQLKMIDVAFTKIDIASLQHLVKVLGCQLENLSLRNCNRLHGESILPLVQEHCPNLISLDLSSTSVRKLCVEKLQAGCPKLKHLFLVNLLLTSTPICKTLVNGKKPNGFTELETLGLPCGFVGSDQRTDRLLDRILWASRNLKMLDIRGPNRYSHDGLRRLPASSLEQLYFTNSASFSKVAAIVEKWHHSLEVLDLSQNKNVEDEDMELLENFGMPKLHTLDLNNTNITALGLKRVLNGCPNLTDLNLSSCRGLPRGIKQRHQGEGVLKLPQRLVESEQISSDSE; encoded by the exons ATGTCGAAAAAATCCAAACCGCTAAAGGGTATCCTTGGATTACCGAAAAAAGCAGAAAGACAAGTATTTGTGTTTGGGCGATTTGCAGAAGAACTCCCGTCAGATGACAGCGATGATGTAGATTTTACCATATTGGAAG GTGATGAAGACAAGgataaaagacaaaagaataCTAAAACAAGAAAGTCTGGTAAAAAGGCAAAATCAAAAACAGTTTCCTCAAATTACAATGGTGAGGAggagaaatcaaagaaaaagaagagataTGTCCAGAATGACTCTAGACAGACAGCCTCCTGTAAAAGAACTAAAATGGTTCCTTCTACAGACAGCAAAGATATGCCTGTAACAACTAAACAACTAAATCAGACGAGGAATGATACATCAGTGTCTCCATCTATATCAAGTGGATGGACAGAGCTAATTCCTACAGAAATCCTATTATTGATATTCCAGAATGTCATTAAGAGTATCTCTGGGTCATCTGTGCCATTTTTGTGCAA GATGTCAAGAGTCTGTCGCAGATGGAGAGAAGTTGCCATAGAACCAGTTTTATGGAGAAATGTTGATTTGTCCACTTCATGTGTTATAAAGGCATCCTCTGGCACCATAGAAAAACTGGCACCCAGCAGGTTAACAGCTGTCACAGAGTTAAGTCTTTTAGGGTGGGAAAAACTTACAGATAAAGGAATACAG GCAATAGGGAAACATTGTAAACAGCTGCAATCTATTGTGCTTGCACAATGTGGAAGCTTAACCTCAGCAGGTATTGCAACCCTTGCCGATAACTGTGGTCAGTTGAAGATGATAGATGTTGCATTTACAAAG attGACATAGCCAGTCTCCAACATCTTGTAAAAGTATTGGGATGTCAGCTGGAGAATCTAAGCTTGAGGAACTGCAATCGCTTGCATGGAGAATCTATTCTTCCACTTGTCCAG GAACATTGTCCAAACCTGATCAGTCTTGATCTGAGCAGTACCAGTGTAAGAAAACTTTGTGTGGAAAAGCTACAG GCTGGATGCCCCAAACTGAAACACCTCTTTCTTGTCAATCTTTTGCTCACCTCAACACCCATATGTAAAACTCTTGTCAATGGAaag AAACCAAATGGCTTTACTGAGCTGGAGACACTGGGTCTGCCTTGTGGATTCGTTGGGTCCGATCAGAGAACTGACCGATTACTGGATAG AATTCTTTGGGCATCACGCAACCTTAAAATGCTTGATATCAGAGGTCCCAACAGATATAGCCATGATGGATTACGG AGGCTGCCAGCTTCTTCACTGGAACAGCTGTACTTCACAAACAGTGCCTCATTCAGTAAAGTTGCAGCTATTGTGGAAAAG TGGCACCATAGTCTGGAAGTTCTGGACCTCTCACAGAATAAAAACGTCGAAGATGAAGATATGGAACTGTTGGAAAATTTTGGAATGCCAAAGCTACACACTTTAGATCTCAACAACACCAATATCACCGCTTTAGGCTTAAA GAGGGTGTTAAATGGCTGTCCAAACCTCACAGATCTAAACCTATCCTCATGTCGCGGACTTCCTCGAGGGATCAAACAACGCCACCAAGGAGAGGGTGTTCTTAAACTACCACAGCGACTGGTGGAAAGTGAACAGATTAGTAGTGACAGCGAGTGA
- the LOC131795931 gene encoding FAD-dependent oxidoreductase domain-containing protein 1 isoform X2: MCNSPRELGCEVILLSPSELSERFPWLNTDGISLASLGTGREGWFDPWSLLNAYKRKAISLNVDYITGEAVDFVTDQNGQICSIKVVTSSSSNDPQTIHCRFMVNAAGAKAGYLARKLGIYLPVEPRKRCVFVLSCPGAPNKHQMPLVVDTTGCYIRPESGSYLSGMSPPEEEDIETSDFEVDYDFFYETMWPKLAHRIPLFECIKVQSAWAGHYEYNTLDQNCIIGRHPQIRNLIFVNGFSGHGIQQSPAAGRAVSELIMDGGFQTIDLSALGYERVLNNESIKEKNIV, from the exons ATGTGCAATAGCCCAAG GGAGCTTGGATGTGAAGTTATTCTTCTTTCCCCCTCTGAGCTCAGTGAACGATTTCCATGGCTCAATACAGATGGCATATCACTAGCTTCCTTGG GAACAGGAAGGGAAGGTTGGTTTGATCCATGGTCACTCCTCAATGCCTACAAGAGGAAGGCTATCTCTTTGAATGTGGATTACATCACTGGAGAGGCAGTGGACTTTGTTACTGATCAGAATGGACAAATATGCAGTATAAAG GTTGTTACCAGTTCATCTTCGAATGATCCACAAACCATCCACTGTAGGTTCATGGTGAATGCTGCAGGTGCAAAGGCAGGGTATCTCGCAAGGAAGCTTGGGATATATCTGCCTGTGGAGCCAAGAAAACGCTGTGTGTTTGTACTGAGCTGTCCAGGcgctccaaacaaacatcaaatgCCATTGGTTGTTGACACTACTGGATGTTACATACGGCCTGAAAGTGGATCTTACTTAAGTGGAATGTCCCCACCAGAG GAAGAGGATATAGAAACTTCCGACTTTGAAGTAGACTATGACTTTTTTTACGAAACGATGTGGCCAAAGTTAGCTCACAGAATTCCTCTATTTGAATGCATTAAG GTTCAAAGCGCTTGGGCTGGTCACTATGAATACAACACACTGGATCAGAATTGCATAATAGGACGTCATCCCCAAATAAGGAATCTTATTTTCGTAAACGGCTTTAGCGGTCATGGTATACAGCAGTCTCCTGCAGCAGGGCGAGCCGTCAGTGAGTTGATAATGGACGGCGGTTTTCAGACAATTGATCTTTCGGCACTTGGCTACGAACGTGTATTGAACAAcgaatcaataaaagagaaaaacattgttTAG
- the LOC131795610 gene encoding AP-3 complex subunit mu-1-like, which yields MINSLFVINNVGDIFIEKHWKSVIGRSVCDHFFEALNKANSPDDVPAVIAAPHHYLISIYRNNLFFLAVVQSEVPPLFVIEFLHRVVDTFTEYFNSCTETSIKENVVIVFELLEEMLDNGFPLATEPNILRELINPPSIVRQVMNTVTGGSHVGTHLPTGQLSNVPWRRTGVKYSHNEIYFDVIEEIDCIIDKHGSTVFTEIQGVIDSCCKLSGMPDLSLSFVNSRLLEDPSFHPCVRLKRWEGEKVLSFVPPDGNYRLLSYHITSGTVAIPVYAKPQISYHEGGSGRFDLTVGPKQTMGKVVEDVVVTVPFPKQVLNVNLTPSVGTCSFDPVKKELVWEIGKILPQRLPNLRGNMSLQTGAPPPDESCTMSIKFKISQLAASGLKVSRLDIYGEKYKPFKGVKYLTKAGKFQIRV from the exons ATGATAAACAGCCTATTTGTAATCAATAATGTGGG TGACATATTCATTGAAAAGCACTGGAAAAGTGTAATTGGTAGATCCGTATGTGATCATTTCTTCGAAGCTCTAAacaag GCTAATTCACCTGATGATGTTCCTGCAGTGATTGCAGCTCCCCATCATTACCTTATAAGCATCTACAGGAACAACCTGTTTTTCCTGGCAGTAGTTCAGAGTGAAG tgcCACCTCTTTTTGTGATAGAGTTTTTACACAGAGTTGTGGACACATTTACTGAGTATTTTAACAGTTGTACTGAAACGTCCATTAAAGAGAATGTTGTCATAGTATTTGAG ttACTAGAGGAGATGCTTGATAATGGCTTTCCTTTGGCAACGGAACCTAACATCTTACGAGAACTCATTAATCCTCCCAGCATTGTCAGACAAGTTATGAACACAGTGACTGGTGGATCACA TGTTGGCACCCATCTTCCAACTGGTCAACTTTCTAATGTTCCTTGGAGAAGAACTGGAGTCAAATATAGTCATAATGAG ATTTATTTTGATGTCATTGAGGAAATTGATTGCATCATTGACAAACAT GGATCAACAGTTTTTACAGAGATCCAAGGAGTG ATTGACTCGTGTTGTAAGCTGTCAGGAATGCCAGATCTTTCACTCTCATTTGTGAACTCAAGATTGTTAGAGGATCCAAGTTTTCATCCTTGTGTGAGGTTAAAGAGATGGGAA GGAGAGAAAGTTTTGTCATTTGTTCCTCCTGATGGAAATTATAGACTTTTGTCTTACCACATCACCTCTGG AACTGTTGCAATTCCTGTTTATGCAAAACCTCAGATCTCTTATCATGAG GGTGGTTCTGGAAGGTTTGATCTCACTGTGGGACCCAAGCAAACTATGGGAAAAGTG gTGGAAGATGTGGTGGTGACAGTTCCATTCCCTAAGCAAGTCCTGAATGTGAATCTTACTCCATCAG TGGGAACATGTTCCTTTGATCCTGTAAAGAAGGAGCTTGTCTGGGAA ATCGGTAAAATACTACCCCAGAGGTTACCAAATCTAAGAGGAAAT atgtctCTTCAGACTGGAGCCCCTCCGCCTGACGAATCTTGTACAATGTCT ATTAAATTCAAGATCTCCCAGCTCGCAGCCTCAGGACTCAAAGTCAGCAGATTGGATATTTATGGAGAG AAATACAAGCCTTTCAAAGGAGTGAAATATCTCACTAAAGCAGGGAAATTCCAAATTAGAGTGTAG
- the LOC131795931 gene encoding FAD-dependent oxidoreductase domain-containing protein 1 isoform X1: MAAGRKFLRTILSYPPKTRSIGSFLKLQLTSIRCLSSNFLVKYSKSSQRFSSNQQNVYDVAIIGGGAIGSSSAYFLASKMQGQGKICVIECDPTYSKASTTLSVASIRQQFSMAENIQMSQYGFQFLSEIEQYLAVDGCDPPDVQLHCQGYLFLASKEGEERMKENHATQRELGCEVILLSPSELSERFPWLNTDGISLASLGTGREGWFDPWSLLNAYKRKAISLNVDYITGEAVDFVTDQNGQICSIKVVTSSSSNDPQTIHCRFMVNAAGAKAGYLARKLGIYLPVEPRKRCVFVLSCPGAPNKHQMPLVVDTTGCYIRPESGSYLSGMSPPEEEDIETSDFEVDYDFFYETMWPKLAHRIPLFECIKVQSAWAGHYEYNTLDQNCIIGRHPQIRNLIFVNGFSGHGIQQSPAAGRAVSELIMDGGFQTIDLSALGYERVLNNESIKEKNIV, encoded by the exons ATGGCTGCTGGTAGAAAATTCTTACGCACAATTTTAAGCTATCCTCCGAAGACCAGAAGTATCggcagttttttaaaattacagttGACTTCAATCCGTTGTCTCTCGTCAAATTTCCTCgtaaaatattcaaaatcaTCACAACGTTTTAGTTCCAACCAACAAAATGTCTACGATGTTGCAATTATAGGAGGAGGTGCTATAGGGTCATCTTCAGCGTACTTTTTAGCTAGCAAAATGCAAGGACAGGGAAAAATTTGCGTGATTGAATGCGATCCTACG taCTCAAAGGCATCAACAACCCTGTCGGTTGCATCAATAAGGCAGCAGTTCTCCATGGCTGAAAATATCCAAATGTCACAATATggctttcagtttttatctgaAATTGAACAATATTTAGCCGTTGATGGTTGCGACCCCCCTGATGTTCAACTGCATTGTCAGGGTTATTTGTTTTTAGCAAGCAaggaaggagaagaaagaatgaaggaaaatcaTGCAACTCAGAg GGAGCTTGGATGTGAAGTTATTCTTCTTTCCCCCTCTGAGCTCAGTGAACGATTTCCATGGCTCAATACAGATGGCATATCACTAGCTTCCTTGG GAACAGGAAGGGAAGGTTGGTTTGATCCATGGTCACTCCTCAATGCCTACAAGAGGAAGGCTATCTCTTTGAATGTGGATTACATCACTGGAGAGGCAGTGGACTTTGTTACTGATCAGAATGGACAAATATGCAGTATAAAG GTTGTTACCAGTTCATCTTCGAATGATCCACAAACCATCCACTGTAGGTTCATGGTGAATGCTGCAGGTGCAAAGGCAGGGTATCTCGCAAGGAAGCTTGGGATATATCTGCCTGTGGAGCCAAGAAAACGCTGTGTGTTTGTACTGAGCTGTCCAGGcgctccaaacaaacatcaaatgCCATTGGTTGTTGACACTACTGGATGTTACATACGGCCTGAAAGTGGATCTTACTTAAGTGGAATGTCCCCACCAGAG GAAGAGGATATAGAAACTTCCGACTTTGAAGTAGACTATGACTTTTTTTACGAAACGATGTGGCCAAAGTTAGCTCACAGAATTCCTCTATTTGAATGCATTAAG GTTCAAAGCGCTTGGGCTGGTCACTATGAATACAACACACTGGATCAGAATTGCATAATAGGACGTCATCCCCAAATAAGGAATCTTATTTTCGTAAACGGCTTTAGCGGTCATGGTATACAGCAGTCTCCTGCAGCAGGGCGAGCCGTCAGTGAGTTGATAATGGACGGCGGTTTTCAGACAATTGATCTTTCGGCACTTGGCTACGAACGTGTATTGAACAAcgaatcaataaaagagaaaaacattgttTAG
- the LOC131795941 gene encoding uridine-cytidine kinase 2-like translates to MAAVSEFALSKRGLIKQTPPKPFLIGVAGGSASGKSTVCAKIMEQLGQDAVESRRVVIISQESFYKELSEEEAEEAKVGNFNFDHPDAFDFEMTLDTLKRAKVGETVEIPLYDSVNATRQKESVTIHPADVILFEGILTIYFKELRDLLDMKLFVDSDSDTRLSRRVLRDTQERGRELDQVLATYTNFVKPAFEDFCLPTKKYADVIIPRGSDNTVAIALIVQHIKDILNGNKSIRSEDSHELERRQRCLSDSSFCVSKDDLRSE, encoded by the exons ATGGCGGCGGTTTCTGAATTTGCGTTGTCGAAAAGAGGGTTGATCAAACAGACCCCTCCTAAACCGTTTCTCATAGGAGTTGCTGGTGGATCAGCTTCCGGAAAG TCAACAGTTTGTGCCAAGATAATGGAACAACTTGGTCAGGATGCAGTAGAATCCAGAAGAGTTGTTATCATCAGCCAGGAGAGTTTCTACAAAGAACTTTCTGAGGAGGAAGCTGAGGAAGCTAAAGTGGGAAATTTCAACTTTGATCATCCAG aTGCGTTTGACTTTGAGATGACACTTGATACTTTAAAGAGAGCAAAAGTAGGTGAAACTGTTGAGATACCTCTCTATGACTCCGTCAATGCTACAAG ACAAAAAGAATCTGTCACAATACACCCTGCTGATGTGATATTATTTGAAGGAATCTTAACAATCTACTTCAAGGAACTACGTGACCTGCTTGATATGAAGCTTTTTGTGGATTCAGACAGTGATACCAGACTATCGAGAAGAG TGTTAAGAGATACTCAGGAACGAGGGCGAGAGCTTGATCAAGTATTGGCCACATACACAAATTTTGTGAAACCagcatttgaagatttttgtcttccg aCAAAAAAGTATGCAGATGTGATAATACCAAGAGGATCAGATAACACAG TGGCTATTGCTCTCATTGTTCAACACATAAAAGACATTCTGAACGGAAACAAGAGCATTCGATCTGAAGATAGTCATGAGCTTGAACGCCGTCAAAGATGCCTCTCTGACTCAA GCTTTTGTGTTTCTAAAGATGACCTTCGTTCGGAGTGA